The Oceaniferula marina region GTAAGAAGCGTTCACAGCCTGCGTTTGAATACCCGAGAATGGATGCTTTGGTGCTGTTCTCCAGCGCCATTGCTTGGATGTGGGTGCCGTCTTGATCTGCGACAACACGAAGTGAAGCTGCACTCGATGAGAGCCTGGCCAGACGAATGTGATGTTTGGTTGATCTGAAATCGTTGGAGCCAAGAGCATTGTTGTCCTGAGACCATGAGGTAATCGGGCGTTGACGTGGGCCAATTTCGATCGAATCTATGGCTTGAGCATTGTGTCGTTTGGCTGTGCCGTTCAGGCGGCCGATATGGTCTTCCGGATAATACGTCCATTGGCCGTGCCGTTGCCATGCGAGCTCGTTGAATGCCGAAGGGAGGTTGAAGCTGATGCCTGTCTGGCGAGGGTTGATGTTGGTTTTAAGGGTGAAGTCATAGCTTAGTGAAACCTGCTTTCCCGGACGGAAGGTGTAAGTGTAAGCCCCTTCTGCTTCTTTATAGGTCATTGGGACACGGATCGTGACGCCCGTATCGGTGCTTTGCAGGGTGGGCGTTCCGCTTTGGCCGTCACTGCCAATTTCGTGGAAGGGCGCAAACACTTTGGTTTCACCCTTCATCTGGGTGTTGCCCTCGTTATTGAGTGGAGTCATCAGGAGGAAGGGCCCGCTTTGGATGACCGGATGGTTGCCATACTTGGCGCTGAGACTACCAGTTTTGCGGTTGATGGTGTAACTGGCATCTTCCTGTGTGACCGTGATGTTTTCTGACGTGGTGGTTGATTTTATTGGTTTGCCTGCAGCGTGTGTCACGGATGTGGTGGCCTCTTTTTTGGGAGTGGTGGGAAACACATATCGATCGATCATGTAGCCCAGAGGGTGGTTTACATTCAGGGTGATGGGGGTGCCTTTTCTAATCCCCAAGGGAGGAGTAACGGTGATCACTCCTGAGTCGCGAGGTGCAATGTTGGGCTTGAGACTTCCACCCTGCGAACCATGCTGCCAATTGAATTCCAGTTGGTTGAAATTAAGAAAATCTCCTCGGTTTTCAATTTGGATACTTAGTGTGTTTTTAGTTACCTTGGGGTGGTGACGGTTGATGACATGTACAGGTGAGTATACTTTTTTCATGTGCCAGTATTCCGGCTTGGGTCGTCTCCATGGATCGAGTGGTCCCCATGCGCCATACCCAAGTGTTAGATTGTCGCCGATGAAGAAGGTATCATCGATACCTGACCAGATCGCTCCTCCTGTTATGTTGGATGTATTCCACATCGTCTCCCACATTTCAGCGAGCGGATACCCCCATTGATCCCGCAGGCCGGGGTCGGTGATGAGTTCGCGTCGGTTGTAGGCATTCAGGTGGGCATACTCACCGAATAGAAGGGGGCGCTTGGTGTATTTTTCGGCGGTAGGCTTTCCGTTGAACCCCGGGTAGTGGATATTCCCCAATTCACACTGGGCTTCATCGGCGATGTTGAGCCTTTGGGACATCCAGTTGAAGGTTTGTGGTCGTGTGGGATCGAGTTCCCGCATGACCTTGGATGCCATAATGAAGTTTTGTCCCCATGAGGACTCATTGGCAATCGACCAGTAAAGCACGGATGGATGGTTTCGCCACGCTTTGACCATTTCAGCGAGTTGCCTTACTGTGAGATCCCGATGGCTTGGGTTGTTGGGACCATTTTCCCAACAAAACGGTCCTTCTATTTCGAGCCACATGCCAAGTTGGTCACTGGCGGTTCCCAGATGCAGTGCGGGTGGGTAATGGCAGGTGCGGATTAGGTTGACGTTGGCATCGCGGAACAGGAAGACATCTTTTTCCCAGAGACCTTTGGGTAAACTACGTCCACGGAGAGGGTGGGCTTCGTGCCGGTTGATGCCACGTATCGTGACCGGCTTGCCGTTGACGAGGATCTGGGTCTTGGTGGTGGTGATTTCACGGAATCCTACCGGGTGGGAACTGGTCGCACCATCCACCGTGACTTTAAGGGTGTAGAGATTCGGGGTTTCGGGTGTCCAGTGCTCAGGCTGTTGAACCGGGATGTTCAAGGTATTGCTTCCGGCTTGCAGGGAGTATGCCTGCTTGTGGATGGTTTTTGCATCTTGGTCGACGAGATGCAGTGATGCCTTGCCAGAGCCAGACATATCGAGGTCGAGACCAAGAGTGGCGTTTTGAAATTGATCATCAAAGTCCGTCCGGATGAATAGATCCTTGAGGTGGACTTGGGGAACGGAAAAGAGAGTCACATCGCGTGAGATGCCACCCAGGTTGTGGCAGGCGTATTTACTGGCACTCGCCATTTGATCGGCCAGTGACCATGAAGTGACGCGCAGCGCCAAGGTGTTGAGCCCCTGAACGGTAGCTTCGGTGATATCCAGCTCGAAGGGGGTGAATCCTCCGGTGTGTTGACCAGCGGATTTGCCATTGATGTAGACTTCGCAGTCGGAAAATACGGCATCAAAACGAAGTTTAATCAGACGGTTTTTCCATGCTTTTGGGACTTTAAATTGGTGAAGATAGGCTGTTGCCTGCTCTTTGGGGATGTCATGTCCCTGATTGTACCATTGGCCGGGGACTTCGATGTCCGACCAGGCGTGGTTCAAATTTGTGTTAGGAAACTCGGTGGGAAGTTTTGGTAAAAACTTCCACGTTCCGTTGAGGGAATGGCTCCAGATTGTATCC contains the following coding sequences:
- a CDS encoding glycoside hydrolase family 2 protein, translated to MNTPSFFLKTFSISSAFFWGLSAMASSADHTVAFDNLGDSKQSEHLISGSPYVWPDSVPTSVEDRNIAFAKTVSLNYGQVQADATYTAEIVLSSDQEQRQVSISVDREEVNKDITIPPNSEKTVVVNIPKAATADGQFELSIIAGAKSTNAAVSSVRILSSSSTRLTACLPDFGLDTIQYTPIPINSGPDTIWSHSLNGTWKFLPKLPTEFPNTNLNHAWSDIEVPGQWYNQGHDIPKEQATAYLHQFKVPKAWKNRLIKLRFDAVFSDCEVYINGKSAGQHTGGFTPFELDITEATVQGLNTLALRVTSWSLADQMASASKYACHNLGGISRDVTLFSVPQVHLKDLFIRTDFDDQFQNATLGLDLDMSGSGKASLHLVDQDAKTIHKQAYSLQAGSNTLNIPVQQPEHWTPETPNLYTLKVTVDGATSSHPVGFREITTTKTQILVNGKPVTIRGINRHEAHPLRGRSLPKGLWEKDVFLFRDANVNLIRTCHYPPALHLGTASDQLGMWLEIEGPFCWENGPNNPSHRDLTVRQLAEMVKAWRNHPSVLYWSIANESSWGQNFIMASKVMRELDPTRPQTFNWMSQRLNIADEAQCELGNIHYPGFNGKPTAEKYTKRPLLFGEYAHLNAYNRRELITDPGLRDQWGYPLAEMWETMWNTSNITGGAIWSGIDDTFFIGDNLTLGYGAWGPLDPWRRPKPEYWHMKKVYSPVHVINRHHPKVTKNTLSIQIENRGDFLNFNQLEFNWQHGSQGGSLKPNIAPRDSGVITVTPPLGIRKGTPITLNVNHPLGYMIDRYVFPTTPKKEATTSVTHAAGKPIKSTTTSENITVTQEDASYTINRKTGSLSAKYGNHPVIQSGPFLLMTPLNNEGNTQMKGETKVFAPFHEIGSDGQSGTPTLQSTDTGVTIRVPMTYKEAEGAYTYTFRPGKQVSLSYDFTLKTNINPRQTGISFNLPSAFNELAWQRHGQWTYYPEDHIGRLNGTAKRHNAQAIDSIEIGPRQRPITSWSQDNNALGSNDFRSTKHHIRLARLSSSAASLRVVADQDGTHIQAMALENSTKASILGYSNAGCERFLRRLTGKNDQHLKAGKRLTGTIQFSVERNKP